The genomic interval ATCCCAGATCGATCCCATTTATTTCAACTCCCACTACTATATGGCTCCCGATGCCGTGGGCGAAGAAGCCTATCGGGTATTCAAGGAAACCCTTGATCGCAATGAAAAAATTGCCATCGGCCGAGTGGTCATGAGCGGTCGGGAACACACCGTACGCATCGCCCCCAAAGACAAAGGACTCAGCCTCACCACCCTGCACTTTGCCAAGGAAGTGCGCAAAACCGACGCCTATTTTGAAGACATCAAAACCTCCGAAGTACCCAAAGAACAGGTGGATATGTTCTCGCAACTGATCAACGGCATGGCGGCGGAGGTGGACCCCACCAATCTGGTGGACCGTTACGAAGAAGCGCTGGTGGAAGTCATTAAAGCCAAAATCGAAGGTCGCGAACCCGAGGTGCAAGTGGAAACCGAGGCAGCCAAAACCGTGGACTTTATGGAAGCTCTGCGCGCCAGTGTGGCCGCAGAAAACATTCCCAAAAAGCCCGCTGCGGAAGCCGAAGCCGACAAAGACAGCAAGACCGGATAAGCGGCGTTCGCCATGCTCGACCCTATTGAGCCCATGCTGGCCCAGGCCCGAGCCGAGGCCTTTGACGACGATCGCTATTTGTTTGAAATCAAATGGGATGGCACCCGAGCCCTGTGCTACACCGGCAACGGCGACAAAACCTGGCGCATACGCAATCGCCGCGGTATCTGGATAGAAACTCGCTACCCGGAATTGGCGGAACTGGCGACATTGCCGGCAGACACCATTATCGATGGCGAAATTGTGGTTTTGGACAATGGCCAACCCTCCTTTCCCAAACTGCAACAACGCGACGGCCTCAGCGATCCGCTGCGCATCGAACTGTTGAGCCAAAGCATGCCCGTGACCTTTGTGGCCTTTGATATACTGGCGCTGCAAGGCCGGGACTTGCGCGCGACCCCGCTGCAACAACGCCGGGAGCAGTTGAAGACCCTGTTGCAAGCCCATGAATTTAAACATGTTCTCCATTCAGAATACATTATTGGTAAGGGCATTCCCTACTTTGCTCAAATCGAAAAAGTGCAATGGGAAGGGGTTATGGCCAAACGCCTGAACAGTACCTATCAAGCGGGTAAACGCTCCGATGACTGGCTTAAAATCAAAGTCAGCCACATGGACGACTTTTGGATCATGGGCTATTCGCAAAGAGACAATAAGGAACCCTTCGTCTCCGCCTTGGCGGTAGGTACCGAAGAAAACGGCCAATGGCGTTATTTCGCCAAAGTGGGCAGCGGCTTTAACGAAGCGCAACGGGCCGCCCTGTTTGAGCACTTAGGCCAAATCCCCGCTCACAACTACCATTTACGGGATGTGCCAGCAGAAATTCGCTGGATTGAACCGCGCCTGCGCGCCAGGATAAAATACCTGGAAATCACCCAGGACCAACGTTTGCGGTCTCCTGTATTTGAATGCTTTGTGAATGACTGAACCCGAAAAATCCCTTCAAAATCAAACGGTCGTCTTTACCGGCAAACTGGCCTGCTGCAACCGCCAACAGGCGCAGCAATGGGTCCAAGCCGCCGGTGCTCGCTGCGTGGGTGCCGTGTCCAAAAAAACCTCTTTAGTGGTGGTGGGCATGCTGGGCTTTCCCGTGCTCAAGGATGGCACCATTAGCAAAACCCTGGCTCAAGCGGAGCAGCTGCAGCAGCAAGGGCTTGATTTAGAAATCATTTCTGAAACCGTGTTACTGGAACGCCTGGGTCGCAAACCGGCTCAAGTCAGCCAAAACGGCTCTATGGAGCTAGCGGCTGCGGCTAAATTGCTACAGGTAACAGAAACGGATATACGCCGTTGGGAGCAATTCGGGCTGGTACGGCTGCAACAGGGCAAAGTTTCGTTCCAGGATCTGGTATCCCTACGCAATATCGCCCAGCTACTAAAGCAGGGTTTAAATATTGAAAGCATCAACCGCACTCTGCATGCGCTGCAAACCTTGATTCCCGATTTACAACGCCCATTGGCCCAGGCAAGGCTGTTGCAGCACGGCGATCAGTCCCTATTGGTGGAACTGCAGGGCGTGACAATGAACAGCAGCGGTCAGTTGTTACTGGATTTTGATGCTGCCGAAGCAGCGGATCAAGCACCCAAAACCAAAGCCATAGCTCCCCAAGTCCCAGCCCCTGGCAAGCATACAACGCTTGCGGATACAGCCTTACCCCAAGCGGAACAGCACCGGCGACAACAGGACTACGCCCAAGCCATAGAACACTACCGCCACCACCTGCAGCAGCATGAAAACGATGCCCTGGCCTGGTACAACCTGGGCTACTGCCTGGATGAAACCGGCGAATTACTGCAAGCCGCCCACGCCTTCGAACAAGCCATTGCCCTGCAACACGACTACACCGACGCCATTTTCAACCTGGCGCGCTGCTATGAGCGCCTGCACCAGCACCAAAACGCCCTGCCTCACTGGAAACGCTATGTGGAGCTGGATGGTAAAAGTGAATGGGGCAAAATCGCGCGGCGGTTTATTCATTACGGTTAACCCCCCTTTACCGTCCAGCTCTCGCTTCCGCCTTTCGGTTTCTCCGTACACAACAAGCACCATCACTTATTATTATGGAAACATCAAATAGCTTAAAGAATGGCCTTTTTATTGCATTCTTTTTATAGCCTTAGTAGATAAGCCAAATTTGGCGTCTATACTATCCAAGGAAGATTCATCTTATTATTCTAGAAGGGGTTTGTAACACATGGTCAACTTCCGCAAGTTGTTTAGCTCTGAAACAATTACCAGCCATTCCATGTTTTCCAACATCAGCAAAGACAGTCCCTATCAAATTCTGGCACCGGGTACGGAGATCATTTACGATGTTAATTTGATCAAGCAACTGACCGCGGAACACGACTCCATGCTGGCCACATTGCATAAAGTGGTCAATGCCATTGATAGTGGTGATTACAAAAAAATGCGCAAAAAACTGAAGTTTTTTCTATCCATCTTCAACGATCACACCCTGAAAGAGTACAGCAAGCTTTATGTGTTTTTAGATTATATTTACCGCGGCGAGCGAGAAAATCACCGAATCGTTATGTACTTTCGTCAGGAAATGAACGAAATAGGTAAAACCGTGCGCACCTATGCCAATTACTGGGTTGATCGCGGCGTTGACCATCTCACTATTGAAGATTTTAACTACCAAACCAAATACATCTCTGACTTGCTCACCACCCGCATCGAGGCGGAAGAAGAGCAGTTATATGAACTTTATAACAAAGCCCCCAGCCGAATTTTGCGCTCCAGGATTTGGAATCATTAATCCTGTGTAGTTTAGCAAAGGTGGGTTGCTAACCCACCCTTGCACACATCGTCCCCCGTAACCGTAGACAGGATTAGCGCAGCGTAATCCGGTAGCAGACTTTAATATAACCACATACCCTATCAAGCAACAGGTCATTGGTGAAGGCACACCTTTCGCCCGCGTGGGCACAAAGGGCGTGCCCACTCTACATAAACAAACTGAGGAAAAACTCTCTGCGCACTACGACGATTTCGCCATCCAAAACCACCAGACGATTAAGGCGATCAGACCCAACCCTGCGATATTTACTAACACACTCATGTAGGTTCTCCCGGTTTGAACCAACGCAGGCGGTTGGCATTGCTGACGACCGTAACGGATGACAAGGCCATGGCCGCCCCCGCGATCATGGGGTTCAACAACAAACCCATCACGGGATACAACACACCGGCAGCGATAGGTATACCCAAGGTGTTGTAAACGAAGGCACCAAATAGATTTTGTTTGATATTACGCACGGTGGCTTGCGAAATAGCGATGGCATCCACCACGCCGTGCAAGGAACCGCGCATTAAGGTAATGTCGGCGCTTTCAATGGCCACATCGGTTCCCGTGCCAATAGCAAAACCCACATCGGCTCGAGCCAATGCCGGAGCATCGTTGATACCGTCTCCCACCATACCCACGATCTGACCACGGCTTTGCAACAGCGCCACCTTATTGGCTTTGTCTTGGGGCAGCACTTCAGCAATGACTTCATCGATACCCACTTCTTTGGCCACGGCCTGGGCGGTGACAATATTGTCCCCGGTAAGCAATACCACGTTCAAACCCTGACGATGCATACGTGCTATCGCCGCCCTGGAATCCTGCTTTATCGGGTCTGCCACACTGATAAGCCCCAGCAACCGCTCCTGTACCGCCAAAAACATGGGAGTCTCTGCCTTTTGCGTCAACTCTTTTGCCTTTGCATCCAAGGCGTCCAAGCTAATATTAAAACCACTCATAAACTTACGGTTACCCAACATCACCGATTGAGTTCCCACACGCGCCATGACGCCCTGCCCTGCGATGGCGGTGAAGTCACTGATCCCTTCCAAAGCCAGTTGCCGCTCCTTAGCTGCATTGACGATGGCTTCCGCCAGCGGGTGCTCTGATGCTGTTTCCAATGCTGCGGCTAAACTCAAAACTTGATCTTCTTTTGCATCTCCCACCGCGAGCACTTGGGTAACACTGGGCTTGCCTTCGGTGACCGTGCCGGTCTTGTCCAACACAATGGTCGTTAACCGGCCCGCCTGTTGCAGCGCATCTCCATTACGAATCAAGGTACCGAACTCTGCCGCCTTACCAACACCGGCCATAATAGAGATCGGCGTCGCCAAACCCAAGGCACAAGGACACGCGATGATCAATACGGTCATAGCTGTGATAATGGCATAAGTCACCGGCTGAGCAACGCCGGAAAAATTAAACCAAATAAGAAAAGTCAACACGGCAACAATGAGGACACTGGGCACAAACACCGCAGCGACTTTATCCACCAGACGACCAATGGCCGGTTTGGATGACTGCGCCGTACGTACCATCTCGATAATCTGTGATAAGGCGGTATCTTTACCGATTCGTTTGGCTTGAAATAAAAAACTGCCGGTTTTGTTGATGGTACCTGCGGAAACCGCATCACCCGCTTGTTTTTGTACCGGTACCGGCTCACCGCTTAACATGGACTCATCCACACTGGAATGTCCGTCAATAACCACACCATCCACGGCTATGCGTTCGCCCGGACGCACTCGCAGAGTTTCGTCCAGCCCCACCTCCTCGATAGGCACATCGGTTTCCACACCGTCACGCAACACCCGTGCGGTTTTGGGTTGCAGACCGATTAGGCGTTTAATTGCCTGTGAGGTTTTACCCCGAGCCCGCATTTCCAAGGCGGAACCGAAATTGATCAAAGCGATGATAATGGCAGCCGCTT from Gammaproteobacteria bacterium carries:
- a CDS encoding MerR family transcriptional regulator; translation: MTEPEKSLQNQTVVFTGKLACCNRQQAQQWVQAAGARCVGAVSKKTSLVVVGMLGFPVLKDGTISKTLAQAEQLQQQGLDLEIISETVLLERLGRKPAQVSQNGSMELAAAAKLLQVTETDIRRWEQFGLVRLQQGKVSFQDLVSLRNIAQLLKQGLNIESINRTLHALQTLIPDLQRPLAQARLLQHGDQSLLVELQGVTMNSSGQLLLDFDAAEAADQAPKTKAIAPQVPAPGKHTTLADTALPQAEQHRRQQDYAQAIEHYRHHLQQHENDALAWYNLGYCLDETGELLQAAHAFEQAIALQHDYTDAIFNLARCYERLHQHQNALPHWKRYVELDGKSEWGKIARRFIHYG
- a CDS encoding Ku protein, coding for MAPRATWTGHLKISLINIPVKLYTAVSTSSSRVKLNMLHGDCLQRVKQFYQCPEHGPVERSDIVKGYEFEKGKYLEIDDSTLKNIRLETTKIIEIVSFVNKSQIDPIYFNSHYYMAPDAVGEEAYRVFKETLDRNEKIAIGRVVMSGREHTVRIAPKDKGLSLTTLHFAKEVRKTDAYFEDIKTSEVPKEQVDMFSQLINGMAAEVDPTNLVDRYEEALVEVIKAKIEGREPEVQVETEAAKTVDFMEALRASVAAENIPKKPAAEAEADKDSKTG
- a CDS encoding heavy metal translocating P-type ATPase, coding for MSSQANPTRLSVSGMSCAGCVAAVEDAMRSVQGVSAVSVNFAEHTAMVEGDAAVQAIIDAVRAAGYDAAELKSAADETEKEAVEMAYYRSLLKKAAAAAVLGVPQFVLGMSGLLPTFETLAGRGFWLVVGLLTVGVLVYSGGHFFTGAWKSARNHNANMDTLIALGTGTAWAYSMIILAFPQLVPPTAQHAYFEAAAIIIALINFGSALEMRARGKTSQAIKRLIGLQPKTARVLRDGVETDVPIEEVGLDETLRVRPGERIAVDGVVIDGHSSVDESMLSGEPVPVQKQAGDAVSAGTINKTGSFLFQAKRIGKDTALSQIIEMVRTAQSSKPAIGRLVDKVAAVFVPSVLIVAVLTFLIWFNFSGVAQPVTYAIITAMTVLIIACPCALGLATPISIMAGVGKAAEFGTLIRNGDALQQAGRLTTIVLDKTGTVTEGKPSVTQVLAVGDAKEDQVLSLAAALETASEHPLAEAIVNAAKERQLALEGISDFTAIAGQGVMARVGTQSVMLGNRKFMSGFNISLDALDAKAKELTQKAETPMFLAVQERLLGLISVADPIKQDSRAAIARMHRQGLNVVLLTGDNIVTAQAVAKEVGIDEVIAEVLPQDKANKVALLQSRGQIVGMVGDGINDAPALARADVGFAIGTGTDVAIESADITLMRGSLHGVVDAIAISQATVRNIKQNLFGAFVYNTLGIPIAAGVLYPVMGLLLNPMIAGAAMALSSVTVVSNANRLRWFKPGEPT
- the ligD gene encoding non-homologous end-joining DNA ligase — translated: MLDPIEPMLAQARAEAFDDDRYLFEIKWDGTRALCYTGNGDKTWRIRNRRGIWIETRYPELAELATLPADTIIDGEIVVLDNGQPSFPKLQQRDGLSDPLRIELLSQSMPVTFVAFDILALQGRDLRATPLQQRREQLKTLLQAHEFKHVLHSEYIIGKGIPYFAQIEKVQWEGVMAKRLNSTYQAGKRSDDWLKIKVSHMDDFWIMGYSQRDNKEPFVSALAVGTEENGQWRYFAKVGSGFNEAQRAALFEHLGQIPAHNYHLRDVPAEIRWIEPRLRARIKYLEITQDQRLRSPVFECFVND